Proteins from a genomic interval of Oceanispirochaeta crateris:
- a CDS encoding PASTA domain-containing protein, whose protein sequence is MISRIKEFLRFPVMDSLQGKSDLESRDEKNFFRLALWMILGTLLLLFLTFMITFFISLRGAEQTLVPDVTGELLMDGLISLQEKELYPRIQVRYTENPLEKNHIISQDPKPGSVVRAGKRIKLTISRGAVVDKVGSYTGQNLADVKTQLQSLFASYTPLMIIREPVIFVFDDAPAGTILEQQPEAETPLTGPTDLIFVVSRGPVGKTYNIDNFVDLKWMDALNRLVRSNQPFIFSIQEESTEGNSFVLSQTPSAGDSVRSGTKVELDISSPDRLASDEAFGLFEATLPTYPVSVDLTVEKIEVGGRSETVLEMKHSGGPFSMPYREKKGTIILLKVYDEEVKRITVN, encoded by the coding sequence ATGATTTCTAGAATTAAAGAATTCCTTAGATTTCCTGTAATGGACTCATTACAGGGAAAATCAGATCTGGAAAGCCGAGATGAAAAAAACTTTTTTCGTCTGGCCCTCTGGATGATTCTGGGGACCCTTCTGCTTTTATTCCTTACGTTTATGATTACTTTTTTCATATCTCTCCGGGGGGCTGAACAGACTCTGGTTCCCGATGTCACTGGAGAGCTGTTAATGGATGGTCTCATAAGTCTTCAAGAAAAAGAATTGTATCCGAGAATCCAGGTCCGTTATACCGAGAATCCCCTGGAAAAAAATCATATTATATCCCAGGATCCAAAGCCCGGCAGTGTGGTCAGGGCTGGAAAAAGGATCAAACTCACAATCAGTCGTGGAGCTGTTGTTGATAAGGTTGGTTCCTATACAGGGCAGAACCTCGCTGACGTTAAAACACAGCTTCAGTCTTTATTTGCCTCTTATACGCCTCTTATGATCATTCGTGAACCGGTCATTTTTGTTTTTGATGATGCTCCGGCGGGAACCATTTTAGAACAGCAGCCAGAAGCGGAAACTCCCTTAACAGGACCCACAGATTTGATTTTTGTTGTCAGTCGCGGTCCGGTAGGAAAAACATATAACATTGATAATTTTGTAGACCTCAAGTGGATGGATGCATTGAACAGACTGGTTCGGTCGAATCAGCCCTTTATTTTTTCAATCCAGGAAGAAAGCACAGAGGGCAATTCTTTTGTACTTTCACAAACACCTAGTGCTGGTGATTCCGTTCGATCCGGAACGAAAGTTGAATTGGACATTAGCAGCCCTGATCGATTGGCATCGGATGAAGCCTTTGGCCTCTTTGAAGCGACCCTGCCTACATATCCCGTTTCTGTAGATCTGACTGTCGAAAAAATCGAAGTTGGAGGACGTTCGGAAACAGTTCTGGAAATGAAACATTCAGGAGGTCCCTTTTCGATGCCCTACAGGGAAAAGAAAGGGACAATTATACTTCTGAAAGTATATGATGAAGAGGTCAAAAGAATAACGGTTAACTGA
- a CDS encoding M15 family metallopeptidase, with protein sequence MQKILLILTLILFIFQGCSKEEPQESSEPKVAVDYLHPAYNFTKEDLPHITEDLPENIAKGIEERPEYFLQLIKAVFEKNRDLVRLVNKENGLKPDDIPSDLVHLDDYRTGLSLSRPGHRLREICMPSLLAMTEAAGQEGIELLISSSYRSYDYQDGLYSRYVERDGQEAADRYSARPGKSQHQLGTALDFGSIDDSFAETDAGKWLSENAWKYGFSLSYPLGLEDYTGYVWESWHYRYIGEKASELEREFFGGIQERMLRYLKNKSSLINAALIP encoded by the coding sequence ATGCAAAAAATATTACTTATATTGACTTTGATTTTATTCATTTTTCAGGGATGCAGCAAGGAAGAGCCTCAGGAATCCTCGGAACCCAAAGTGGCTGTTGACTACCTCCACCCCGCCTATAATTTTACAAAAGAGGATCTCCCTCATATCACAGAAGATCTTCCTGAAAATATTGCCAAAGGCATTGAAGAACGGCCTGAATACTTCTTACAGCTCATAAAAGCTGTGTTTGAGAAGAACCGCGACCTGGTACGACTCGTCAACAAGGAAAACGGTTTAAAGCCTGATGACATTCCTTCAGACCTTGTGCATCTCGATGACTACCGTACCGGTTTATCCCTGTCCCGGCCAGGACACAGACTCAGAGAAATCTGTATGCCCTCTCTCCTTGCCATGACTGAGGCCGCAGGTCAGGAAGGGATCGAATTGCTCATTTCATCCAGCTACAGATCCTACGATTACCAGGATGGCCTTTACAGTCGTTATGTAGAAAGAGATGGTCAAGAAGCAGCCGACCGGTATTCTGCCAGACCAGGAAAATCTCAGCATCAGCTGGGAACAGCTTTAGATTTTGGAAGTATTGATGATTCTTTTGCCGAAACAGATGCGGGCAAATGGCTTTCTGAAAATGCGTGGAAATATGGTTTTTCCCTCAGCTATCCCCTAGGACTGGAAGACTATACTGGATATGTTTGGGAGAGTTGGCACTACCGTTATATTGGCGAAAAAGCATCGGAACTCGAAAGAGAATTTTTTGGGGGAATTCAGGAAAGAATGCTGCGATACCTAAAAAATAAGAGCAGCCTGATAAACGCTGCCCTTATTCCTTGA
- a CDS encoding LA2681 family HEPN domain-containing protein produces MYNPFVESFAVQIKTARSLMEEGQYQQAFDLIVDKEVQVLPDLLGKIECMIDIGFILRDEKILRYGLYLLEKHGSEVLEVPDLGPLYFLNLGHQYSNMVTLSSFENEYYGFFCRTEQTKARQYYEKVLRYGSISSRVEFEAHKGLGQMYQSSGRGLEALASYQKALKINPLSREILHEKIRLMKEYALPSQPNRTEFLQEAWALLEKSSLSREDDDDQEDVIIKNRLLDSGLKREILETPGEYPLHSFPSRSKEEYFYTNFCLKNQLYLNLCTFCRKCDFSKGDTLGLSSSNLTIRKGQKNRFVRLNKYFNLLQDKYATGRYLLLDTLNPEHDKQYLDRSAGESDLKSISVKSRNFFQLSSAYLTGWSLWDDAAEFISVFWGMENPGSLRSLFYTGTSVKSVWHQNRSPSLHAVFELYSECILGSKQRMEKMALALENGPAQWTEVDYEELKDLCLDLYFQLNLMIQYLGIMHERNESATDYWDFPRPLYNFVSLNEDNKSK; encoded by the coding sequence ATGTATAATCCTTTTGTGGAATCCTTTGCTGTTCAGATAAAAACTGCCCGTTCTCTTATGGAAGAAGGTCAGTATCAACAAGCCTTTGATCTCATTGTTGACAAGGAAGTCCAGGTTCTACCGGATCTTCTGGGTAAAATTGAATGCATGATCGATATAGGTTTTATTCTTCGTGATGAAAAGATCCTTCGCTACGGACTGTATCTCCTTGAAAAACATGGTAGTGAGGTCCTGGAAGTTCCGGACCTCGGTCCTCTTTATTTCCTGAATCTAGGACATCAATACTCCAATATGGTGACTCTTTCATCTTTTGAAAATGAGTATTATGGCTTCTTCTGCCGGACAGAACAGACCAAAGCCCGTCAATATTATGAAAAAGTACTCCGTTATGGTTCTATTTCTTCCCGGGTTGAGTTTGAGGCTCATAAAGGCCTGGGGCAGATGTATCAGAGTTCCGGCAGGGGACTGGAGGCCCTGGCCTCATACCAGAAAGCCTTGAAAATTAACCCTCTTAGCAGGGAAATTCTGCATGAAAAAATCCGTCTGATGAAAGAGTATGCTCTGCCGTCACAGCCGAATAGAACCGAATTTCTGCAGGAAGCCTGGGCTTTGCTTGAGAAAAGCAGTCTCTCCAGGGAAGACGATGATGACCAGGAAGATGTCATTATCAAAAACAGACTCCTGGATTCGGGCTTGAAAAGAGAGATTCTTGAAACGCCCGGTGAATACCCCCTCCATTCATTTCCATCGAGATCTAAGGAGGAGTATTTTTATACCAATTTCTGTTTGAAAAATCAGCTATATTTGAATCTCTGTACATTTTGCCGTAAATGTGACTTTTCCAAGGGCGATACCCTTGGTCTCAGCAGTTCTAATTTGACAATTCGAAAAGGTCAGAAAAATAGATTTGTCAGGCTGAATAAGTACTTTAACCTTCTTCAGGATAAGTATGCCACCGGGAGATATCTTCTGTTGGATACGCTGAATCCTGAACATGATAAACAATACCTTGATAGATCTGCAGGAGAAAGTGATTTAAAAAGCATATCTGTCAAATCAAGGAATTTCTTTCAATTATCCTCTGCCTATTTAACAGGATGGTCTCTTTGGGACGATGCTGCAGAATTCATAAGTGTCTTTTGGGGAATGGAAAATCCGGGATCTCTGAGGTCTCTATTTTATACAGGAACTTCGGTTAAAAGTGTTTGGCATCAGAACAGAAGTCCCTCTCTTCATGCTGTGTTTGAATTATATTCCGAATGCATACTCGGTAGTAAACAGAGGATGGAAAAAATGGCTCTCGCTCTTGAAAATGGGCCGGCTCAATGGACAGAAGTTGATTATGAAGAACTAAAAGATCTCTGTTTAGACCTCTATTTTCAACTGAATCTGATGATTCAATACCTCGGTATCATGCATGAAAGGAATGAATCTGCCACTGATTATTGGGACTTTCCCAGGCCGTTATATAATTTTGTGAGTTTAAATGAGGACAATAAGAGTAAATAG
- a CDS encoding LysM peptidoglycan-binding domain-containing protein: MRTLGRTNESHRIFHLGPECYILYLGSDRDDDDPFLRIGNTSDLPEVLHKITSRIILTSSYTGNPFLEVEYARHNKLSYLGDVDVIEHFRKFFHGLNLPARELNDYRQVKTRENRHNLYFYNNGNIHLNFDNTLLFDLHKREKEDLHINQRCDSIKALLLKNPLRYTREELNKSGFFISENGNFYLMHKNWISLDMENQYFASLASQGIDPDEVNSVFTHIPEENMNYSEREALVQIIKRRALRNKDIIVLTTRKDITDHLLHLFPEGSKASTVQPFLMEPGETLNRGTMTAEVKEGTLLIQFGDKNNLIVPFDSTGSGIPRWAGWHVSQDRKVLTHRTEDGNETAIKTLQGIPFILEDTIPQGATLISKYLTFLHPYLESWEGRDSWKSLYDLEDSVKSFFDGADSESIPSIPNDVTVMTPGLEYLFLHNVKTLITQKSKVLAQHIITKLEEILSSMSEPSPMLPVLGDLYSGKEGPFVLYRISSSKLNPYNFKKAQEICKQMKKIQTPEQDVYISEKKRLQALLENLYGAGPAVTARVAVPPVKKSSTTSEQSAASPESKPAEERPNRGFDQKPAPKNHSKKRPRRSFLWILLLLLLLAGAVAAFFLLPIGSFSERGKNPSGASDASVQSNIGTGNLENEGELPGKTGSQSQSDGGQNAENNDSLSQENSLNAEATAPINNEAGTSGEGTAGEGTAGEGTAGEGTAGEGTAGEGTAGEGTAGEGTAGETGAATVKSTEADVIDEPIVETERRPQTREEALAYLEIENITITLVDIHLVSNDIAVKNGYRDLDYKVFEGNNPNWIYTGNVLEMPDGTEYTVQRGDSIWFIASRMIRRELETDLLRLAELETRFNEPGIDEAEMTSIQEELESMALRTKSEQLRERITNQLNSGL; encoded by the coding sequence GTGAGAACCCTTGGCAGAACCAATGAGTCCCATCGTATATTTCATCTGGGACCCGAATGTTATATCCTGTATCTTGGTAGTGACAGAGATGATGATGATCCTTTCTTGAGGATCGGAAACACTTCAGACCTGCCCGAAGTTCTTCATAAAATTACATCCAGGATCATCCTGACCTCATCGTATACGGGTAATCCTTTTCTGGAAGTAGAGTATGCCAGACACAATAAATTGTCCTATCTGGGTGATGTGGATGTCATTGAACATTTCAGAAAATTTTTCCACGGTTTAAACCTACCTGCTCGAGAGCTCAATGATTACAGACAGGTCAAAACAAGAGAAAACCGCCATAATCTGTATTTTTACAATAATGGAAATATTCATTTAAATTTTGATAATACATTGCTCTTTGATCTTCATAAGCGGGAAAAAGAAGACCTTCATATCAATCAGAGATGTGACAGTATTAAGGCTCTATTGCTAAAGAACCCGCTCCGCTATACACGGGAAGAGTTGAATAAATCCGGTTTCTTCATCAGTGAAAACGGAAATTTCTATCTTATGCATAAAAACTGGATCTCCCTGGATATGGAGAATCAGTATTTTGCCTCACTTGCCTCCCAAGGAATTGATCCAGATGAAGTGAACTCAGTTTTTACCCATATTCCTGAGGAGAATATGAATTACTCCGAGAGAGAAGCTCTTGTTCAGATTATAAAAAGAAGAGCTCTGCGGAATAAGGATATTATTGTCCTCACAACAAGAAAGGACATTACTGATCATCTTCTTCATCTGTTTCCTGAAGGATCTAAAGCTTCCACAGTGCAGCCATTTTTAATGGAACCGGGAGAAACTTTGAACAGGGGTACTATGACGGCGGAAGTCAAAGAGGGTACCCTTCTTATTCAATTCGGCGACAAGAACAATCTGATTGTTCCCTTCGATTCTACAGGTTCGGGTATCCCTCGCTGGGCCGGATGGCATGTTTCCCAGGATAGAAAAGTTTTAACTCATAGAACAGAAGACGGCAATGAAACTGCCATAAAAACTCTGCAGGGGATTCCTTTCATTTTAGAAGATACCATTCCCCAGGGCGCCACGCTCATTAGTAAGTATCTTACATTTCTTCATCCCTACCTTGAATCCTGGGAAGGACGGGACAGTTGGAAGTCTCTCTATGATCTGGAAGATTCTGTCAAATCTTTTTTCGATGGAGCAGATAGTGAAAGTATTCCAAGTATTCCCAATGATGTGACTGTGATGACTCCGGGATTAGAATATTTATTCCTGCACAATGTGAAAACTCTGATTACGCAGAAAAGCAAAGTTTTGGCCCAGCATATCATAACAAAGTTAGAAGAAATTTTATCATCCATGAGTGAGCCTTCGCCTATGTTGCCAGTTTTAGGTGACCTTTACTCTGGCAAGGAGGGCCCCTTTGTTCTATATCGCATCAGTAGTAGTAAATTGAATCCTTATAATTTCAAAAAAGCGCAAGAAATTTGCAAGCAAATGAAAAAGATTCAGACTCCTGAACAAGATGTCTATATTTCAGAGAAGAAAAGACTTCAGGCCTTGTTGGAAAATCTATATGGTGCAGGACCGGCCGTAACGGCCCGAGTAGCAGTACCTCCTGTGAAAAAGTCGAGTACCACAAGCGAACAATCAGCAGCTTCTCCAGAGAGTAAGCCTGCCGAAGAACGTCCAAATCGGGGATTTGACCAAAAACCTGCTCCCAAAAATCATTCTAAGAAGAGGCCCCGGAGATCTTTCTTATGGATTCTCCTTCTCCTCCTTTTATTGGCCGGTGCTGTTGCGGCGTTCTTCCTGCTTCCTATAGGCTCTTTTAGTGAGAGAGGAAAAAATCCCTCCGGGGCATCAGACGCTTCTGTCCAATCCAATATTGGTACGGGGAATCTGGAAAATGAGGGGGAACTCCCTGGCAAAACGGGATCTCAGTCGCAGAGCGATGGCGGACAAAATGCTGAAAATAATGATTCTCTCTCTCAGGAAAATAGTTTAAATGCAGAGGCTACTGCTCCGATAAATAATGAAGCAGGTACGTCAGGAGAAGGTACTGCAGGAGAAGGTACTGCAGGAGAAGGTACTGCAGGAGAAGGTACTGCAGGAGAAGGTACTGCAGGAGAAGGTACTGCAGGAGAAGGTACTGCAGGAGAAGGCACTGCAGGAGAAACGGGTGCTGCAACAGTAAAAAGTACAGAAGCAGATGTTATTGATGAGCCAATCGTTGAAACCGAACGTCGGCCCCAAACTAGAGAAGAAGCCCTGGCGTACCTTGAGATTGAGAACATTACCATCACTCTTGTGGATATTCACCTTGTCTCAAATGATATTGCAGTCAAGAATGGCTATCGTGATTTAGATTACAAAGTCTTTGAAGGGAATAATCCAAACTGGATTTATACTGGAAATGTTCTGGAAATGCCTGATGGTACAGAGTATACTGTGCAAAGAGGAGATTCTATCTGGTTCATCGCGTCCCGTATGATAAGGCGGGAGCTTGAGACAGATCTTCTCAGGCTTGCAGAGTTGGAAACCCGTTTCAATGAACCTGGTATAGATGAGGCAGAAATGACATCAATACAAGAAGAATTGGAATCCATGGCGTTGCGTACAAAGAGCGAACAGCTCAGGGAGAGGATTACAAATCAGTTGAATAGCGGGTTGTAA